From Myxococcus xanthus, a single genomic window includes:
- a CDS encoding heparin lyase I family protein — translation MTQLLRLAALVSLIPSFASADVVWKGDFETGNTSQWTRSQSVSNSRLQVVTDVVREGRYALKATVRQGDDPINASGNRNELLYISQEKPDSTWYYKWSTLFPTNYPLNDSWQVFAQWHQEGCCGSPPLEFYVRGEAMHMRVGGVKGKVLWTAPLKRGDWSDFVLQVKWSPNAKTGFVQLWHNNEVVVPKTYVATQFGKEMNYLKLGLYRDDTIRPEASVYHDGFTMASTLEEVMPPPTPEPTPEPPAPEPEPTTPAPEQPGEDAPSEEPPDEPIVRTPDTQPRTRWGVTPPEDILSGESPLGADGARGCNASGGGTAGVPITAAVGLLSFAALFARRRKPAQARAHAKR, via the coding sequence TTGACGCAGCTGCTTCGACTCGCCGCCCTGGTGTCTCTGATTCCCTCGTTCGCCTCCGCGGACGTGGTGTGGAAAGGCGACTTCGAGACGGGCAATACCTCGCAATGGACGCGCAGTCAGAGCGTCTCCAACAGCCGTCTCCAGGTGGTGACGGATGTGGTCCGCGAAGGCCGCTATGCGCTGAAGGCCACGGTGCGCCAGGGCGATGACCCCATCAACGCCAGCGGCAACCGCAATGAACTGCTCTACATCAGCCAGGAGAAGCCGGACTCCACCTGGTACTACAAGTGGAGCACCCTCTTCCCCACCAACTACCCGCTCAATGACAGCTGGCAGGTCTTCGCGCAGTGGCACCAGGAGGGATGCTGCGGCTCACCGCCGCTGGAGTTCTACGTGCGCGGCGAAGCGATGCACATGCGCGTGGGCGGCGTGAAGGGCAAGGTGCTGTGGACGGCCCCGCTCAAGCGCGGTGACTGGAGCGACTTCGTGTTGCAGGTGAAGTGGTCGCCCAACGCGAAGACGGGCTTCGTCCAGCTCTGGCACAACAACGAGGTCGTCGTGCCGAAGACCTACGTCGCGACGCAGTTCGGCAAGGAGATGAACTACCTGAAGCTGGGCCTGTACCGCGACGACACCATCCGTCCCGAGGCCAGCGTGTACCACGACGGTTTCACCATGGCCTCGACGCTGGAGGAGGTCATGCCGCCGCCGACACCGGAGCCCACCCCCGAGCCCCCCGCGCCGGAGCCCGAGCCCACCACTCCCGCGCCGGAGCAGCCGGGTGAGGACGCGCCGTCCGAGGAGCCCCCCGACGAGCCCATCGTCCGGACGCCCGACACGCAGCCGCGGACCCGCTGGGGCGTCACCCCTCCCGAGGACATCCTCTCCGGGGAGAGTCCGCTGGGCGCCGACGGGGCGCGGGGCTGCAATGCCTCCGGCGGCGGAACGGCGGGTGTGCCCATCACCGCCGCGGTGGGCCTGCTCTCCTTCGCCGCGCTGTTCGCCCGCCGCCGCAAGCCAGCACAGGCTCGCGCCCACGCGAAGCGCTGA
- a CDS encoding MarR family winged helix-turn-helix transcriptional regulator, with protein MPTRPPTSPTPAAMPRYERLRRLALRFPELDASAIETCITLLRASHDLSGAYEAHLGRHGLSMGRFMVLVRLFTTEDDDVERVRGLTPADLAESSGVSRATMTGLLDTLEKDALISREDHPEDRRMYTVRLTPKARQLIESVLPDHYRRIAALMAPLSEEERTTLRTLLAKVTSGLPLLKEP; from the coding sequence GTGCCTACTCGACCTCCCACTTCCCCGACGCCCGCGGCGATGCCGCGCTACGAGCGGCTCCGGCGCCTGGCGCTGCGCTTCCCCGAGCTCGACGCCAGCGCCATCGAGACGTGCATCACCTTGCTGCGGGCTTCGCACGACTTGTCGGGGGCCTACGAGGCGCACCTGGGCCGTCACGGGCTGTCGATGGGGCGTTTCATGGTGCTGGTCCGACTGTTCACCACCGAGGACGACGACGTGGAGCGCGTTCGTGGGCTCACGCCCGCGGACCTCGCGGAGAGCTCTGGCGTCAGCCGGGCCACGATGACGGGGTTGCTGGACACGTTGGAGAAGGATGCCCTCATCTCCCGCGAGGACCATCCGGAGGACCGCCGCATGTACACGGTGCGCCTCACGCCCAAGGCCCGGCAACTCATCGAGAGCGTGTTGCCGGACCACTACCGGCGGATTGCCGCGCTGATGGCGCCCTTGAGTGAAGAGGAGCGCACCACGCTGCGGACGTTGCTGGCCAAGGTCACCTCAGGGCTCCCCCTGCTCAAGGAGCCCTGA
- a CDS encoding metal-dependent hydrolase yields the protein MNPIVHAELAWLAAQGLKERRDRILVTCAGLAPDLDGLTLLAGEAYYVRYHHVIFHGYVGAIVTAVACAALARQRLRVAALSLCTFHLHLLCDLAGSGPGWPIYYYWPTSMREWFWEGQWNLASWQNAVIGLATTLLCLACALRFRRTFVEVFSARWDAEVTRTLRRRFLREDFVREP from the coding sequence ATGAATCCCATTGTCCATGCCGAACTGGCCTGGCTCGCGGCACAGGGCCTCAAGGAGCGCAGGGACCGCATCCTCGTCACCTGCGCGGGACTGGCGCCGGACCTGGACGGACTCACGCTGCTCGCGGGCGAGGCGTATTACGTCCGCTATCACCACGTCATCTTCCATGGCTACGTGGGTGCCATCGTCACGGCGGTGGCCTGCGCGGCGCTGGCGCGGCAGCGGCTGCGGGTGGCGGCCCTGTCCCTGTGCACCTTTCACCTGCACCTGCTCTGCGACCTCGCGGGCAGCGGGCCGGGCTGGCCCATCTACTACTACTGGCCCACGAGCATGCGGGAGTGGTTCTGGGAGGGGCAGTGGAACCTCGCCTCCTGGCAGAACGCGGTCATCGGGCTGGCCACCACGCTGCTGTGTCTGGCGTGCGCGCTGCGCTTCCGCCGGACCTTCGTGGAGGTGTTCTCCGCCCGGTGGGACGCGGAAGTCACGCGCACTCTCCGTCGCCGGTTCCTCCGTGAGGATTTCGTGCGGGAACCATGA